The Anastrepha ludens isolate Willacy chromosome X, idAnaLude1.1, whole genome shotgun sequence genome includes a window with the following:
- the LOC128870251 gene encoding uncharacterized protein LOC128870251 translates to MSSWLEGKAVGHSTPTTINEPTTSAKAMGQKRTNKGPSRYKLYQRSLAILGRIRKNESEGKAHPKDEADKARCQKVVDEYLTFQTARKTEAKKRNRSQDENKRATKKHKISDQGAVVPKLTKQFSEVARDHLQMAPVDETSNRGKPVLDKWSEIEARLSRIIVDHVMANPEGQSPGFDSVEVVRGCRVIKCDDQYSLHFLTNAIGEIQNSWDGLRLKLIPASEIPRRPKARIWSLKPIS, encoded by the coding sequence ATGAGCTCCTGGCTAGAGGgtaaagctgtgggccacagcacgccaaCAACCATAAATGAACCGACAACATCCGCTAAAGCCATGGGGCAAAAGCGCACTAATAAAGGCCCATCAAGGTATAAGCTCtaccagaggtctctcgctATCCTTGGCAGGATTCGTAAGAACGAGAGCGAAGGTAAAGCTCATCCCAAAGATGAGGCTGACAAGGCAAGGTGTCAAAAGGTGGTGGACGAATACCTGACATTCCAAACCGCCCGAAAGACAGAGGCCAAAAAACGTAACCGTTCGCAGGACGAAAACAAGAGGGCaacaaagaagcacaagatCTCAGATCAGGGTGCGGTTGTCCCCAAACTTACCAAACAATTCagtgaggtggcacgggaccaTCTTCAAATGGCACCGGTGGACGAAACTTCCAACCGCGGCAAGCCTGTGCTTGACAAATGGTCGGAGATTGAGGCTCGGTTGTCTCGCATAATCGTCGACCATGTCATGGCGAACCCGGAGGGTCAATCCCCAGGTTTCGACTCGGTGGAAGTGGTTCGCGGTTGCCGGGTAATCAAATGTGATGACCAGTACTCATTGCATTTCCTGACAAACGCGATTGGCGAAATTCAGAACAGCTGGGATGGCTTGAGGCTCAAGCTCATTCCAGCTAGCGAGATACCACGAAGGCCGAAGGCTCGCATCTGGAGTTTGAAGCCAATCAGTTGA
- the LOC128870461 gene encoding uncharacterized protein LOC128870461 translates to MEVPGLAGSRFHSLHGKFECDKKWSELATKLNSLGGAVKTVNQWQTVWRDLKSRTSIKARNRQRQQALTGNRPISEEPLTEFERRVSALIGEEYMKRHDSTPENIPLEEVIQMGIEVEDERVISEAPSPLRKPLAENFTLRSGNSHISDRRTPRASLKRKRMEEDGNARKKFLEIAEKQADALKILAESSSASAQANKMMAEAIAVLGNGLSATAEAFNNLTNAIYRM, encoded by the exons ATGGAAGTCCCGGGTCTAGCAGGATCTAGGTTCCACAGCCTCCATGGTAAGTTCGAGTGCGACAAAAAGTGGAGCGAGctagcaacaaaattaaatagtcTGGGTGGAGCAGTGAAGACGGTGAATCAATGGCAAAcg GTATGGCGGGACTTAAAAAGCCGCACCAGCATTAAAGCACGGAATCGGCAAAGGCAACAAGCTTTAACTGGAAACAGGCCTATCAGTGAGGAGCCCCTAACGGAATTCGAGAGGCGGGTGTCTGCTCTTATAGGGGAGGAGTATATGAAGCGCCACGATTCAACCCCTGAAAATATTCCACTGGAGGAG GTAATCCAAATGGGTATCGAAGTGGAAGATGAAAGGGTGATTTCGGAAGCCCCGTCGCCTTTACGGAAGCCACTTGCAGAAAATTTCACGCTGAGGTCAGGTAATTCGCACATCTCAGACAGGAGAACACCACGGGCGAGCTTGAAAAGAAAGCGCATGGAAGAAGACGGTAATGCTcggaagaaatttttggaaatagcaGAAAAACAGGCAGATGCACTAAAG atcTTAGCCGAAAGCAGCTCTGCAAGTGCCCAGGCGAATAAAATGATGGCGGAGGCAATAGCCGTATTGGGGAATGGTTTAAGCGCTACCGCAGAAGCATTCAACAATCTAACGAATGCAATATATCGTATGTAG
- the LOC128870460 gene encoding putative nuclease HARBI1 — MSQSSVSRSIHRVTAAFNSSMFCAKVRFPMTQVERQAAKEIFASAISPFVGGTIGAIDCTHVSILAPKRHEEAYVNHHGYHSLNVQMICDPTLKILNVNAKFPGARHDSYIWSSSAVRMVMQRNFEIGNHNLFLIGDSGYPLEPWLMTPLTNQPEGTPKFLYNEALCKARNPVERLFGVLKATWRCLSQQRTLLYDPGFTGQVVNACSVLHNIRLREGIYQTENKFTEPRTNDIFVNQDAPSSTAKRIQDRLIANFFT; from the exons ATGAGCCAGTCGTCCGTTAGCCGTAGCATTCATCGGGTAACAGCTGCATTCAACAGCTCCATGTTTTGCGCAAAGGTGAGATTTCCCATGACCCAAGTGGAGCGGCAAgcggcaaaagaaatttttgcttCAGCAATCTCCCCGTTTGTGGGAGGTACCATTGGAGCTATCGATTGCACGCACGTGTCAATTTTGGCCCCGAAACGTCATGAAGAAGCGTATGTCAACCACCACGGCTACCATTCGCTTAATGTCCAAATG ATATGTGATCctacacttaaaattttaaacgtaaATGCCAAATTTCCGGGAGCACGGCACGATTCATATATTTGGAGTTCCTCTGCGGTGCGAATGGTTATGCAACGGAATTTTGAAATTGGAAACCATAACTTGTTTTTGATTG GTGATTCCGGGTACCCTTTGGAGCCTTGGCTGATGACTCCTCTAACAAACCAACCGGAAGGTACTCCGAAATTCTTGTACAATGAGGCATTGTGCAAAGCTCGTAACCCAGTTGAGAGACTTTTTGGTGTTCTTAAGGCAACGTGGCGGTGCTTGTCTCAACAAAGGACACTCTTGTACGATCCAGGATTTACTGGACAAGTAGTTAACGCGTGCTCAGTTTTACATAATATTCGTTTAAGAGAAGGAATATACCAGACCGAAAATAAATTCACAGAGCCCAGAACAAACGACATTTTTGTAAACCAAGATGCACCATCCTCAACAGCAAAGCGCATCCAAGACCGACtgattgctaatttttttacttaa